DNA from Quercus lobata isolate SW786 chromosome 1, ValleyOak3.0 Primary Assembly, whole genome shotgun sequence:
caataacttaaaattttttgaaaaatcaataatttaacacttACATCATATCAATCATGTAAAGTTTTAGTGATGATTTATGATCACGTAAAGACTAAATATTCAATTGGTAAATTGATGAGAAAGATTTAGATAGtgtttttttgtattaattgtTCAGTCACCTCACACTTATCATTCCTCTCTAAACTGACTTCAATTATATTTGATAAATGACTtcttcaattattttaaaagacaaaaaaaaagaaaaaaaaaatacagtatTTTAAGTGGAAGAGAAAATCTCATACCCAATCCTCACTCCTCAGCAGTCACTATAGTAGTTTGAGAGATTGGAATTTCCTGCTTTGTCCTCAAGCAACCATCTGTTGCCTTACAGGGCGCCACGTGTCCCTGAGCCAATCTCCAATTTGTGGCCGTTAAGAATTCAtaatctaaaactaaaatacAGATTGTCCAATATCTTTTAAACACGGAAAAGCACTTCAAACTCAAATCACCAACTACCTAATACTGTGCTCCAAGGCAGTTTAACTTCCTTCATCCTAAACCACCACCAATCCATGGCTGCCACGGTTTCAACAGTGCCAACTGTTAACAGAACTCCGGTACTATGTTTTCCCGCCATTCTTacactttgttttctttttggatatTACTAtgagtttttgctttttttgccTTTATCAAACCAAGTTTATTGTAGGAGGTTCCAAATGGGTCCTTGGGTTTATTGGCTAAGATTTGTGAAAAGAAATTGGTCTCACTTTTATTTTGGATAGGTTTTTCAATTATATTGGGTCATATGCACCTTTTTGTTACTTGATATCTTACACCTTGGTCTGTTTGAGAGTGAATTAGAATAAAAAGCATGAAACCATATTATTATAGAAGTCCTTATATTATTTGTGATCCATTATCTCATATGTGATACTGAAGCCTTATTATTCTACTATACTTCTTCATAGAAATTAACAAACAAAGGACAAAAGAAAAACTCGTGGACTATATGAAAATTTGATTCCTTGTGGATGAATTTGAATCCCTGACTATGTTGAAAATTATGTGTTTTTGGGGGTCCTAAAAGAGATTATCTTTGATGCAGTTGAGCTTGAACGGCTCTGGTTCTGGAGGTTTGGTACCAAGCTCAGCCTTCCTAGGCAGCAGTTTGAAGAAGGTGAGCTCAAGATTCACCTACCCAAAGGTTGTATCTGGAAACTTTAAGGTTGTTGCTGAGACCAGTGAAGAGAAGCAGACCGAAAAGGACAAGTGGAAAGGCCTTGCCTTCGACACATCTGATGACCAGCAAGACATCACCAGAGGAAAAGGAATGGTTGATACTCTTTTCCAAGCTCCCACGGGGACTGGAACTCACCATGCTGTTTTGAGCTCATACGAATACATTAGTACTGGGCTTCGGCAGTAAGCAATAAATATAAAGACTCTCTTATTCTTTATGGGTGGCatcatgctttattattttgatatgcGACTTTCATTAATCATAGAGTTGTGAATTGTCTTTCAGATACAACTTGGATAACAGTATGGATGGTTTCTACATAGCTCCAGCTTTCATGGACAAACTTGTGGTTCACATCACCAAAAACTTCATGTCCTTGCCTAACATCAAGGTTGGTGACTCAATTCTCttcaaaaatatagtttgtgTGTGTTGGTTCTGAAACTGATAGCTTGGACGATCATCTTGAATTTTAATCAGGTTCCTCTCATTCTGGGTGTTTGGGGAGGCAAAGGTCAAGGTAAATCTTTCCAGTGTGAGCTTGTCTTTGCCAAGATGGGAATTAGGTGAGTTTACAACTCGGATTGTTTTCTAAATCCATTGTTCTTCCTATACTTTTAATAAGGATAAATTTTCTTCCTTGCATTCTGATTGCTTGGTGATGAAATTTCAGCCCCATCATGATGAGTGCTGGAGAACTGGAAAGTGGGAATGCAGGAGAGCCGGCAAAATTGATCAGGCAAAGGTATCGTGAGGCAGCAGACATCATTAGGAAAGGAAAAATGTGCTGCCTCTTTATCAATGATCTTGATGCGGGTGCAGGTAGAATGGGTGGAACTACCCAATACACTGTGAACAATCAGATGGTGAATGCTACCCTTATGAACATTGCTGATAACCCAACAAATGTCCAGCTTCCGGGCATGTACAACAAGGAGGACAATCCCCGTGTCCCCATCATAGTCACTGGCAATGACTTCTCCACATTGTATGCTCCTCTCATTCGTGATGGTCGTATGGAGAAATTCTATTGGGCTCCCACCCGGGATGACCGGATTGGTGTTTGCCTTGGTATCTTCAGGAGTGACAATATTGCCGAGGAGGATGTTGTCAAGATTGTTGATACATTCCCTGGCCAATCTATTGGTAAGTAGAGTAAGATGAAGttagtaatttaaaatttctcaaCAATGGTAATTGATAAGAGTTTTCAAGAATTAATTAGTACATGTCGTTATGTGTCAACAAGATAGACTAATGAAGAGGTTGTTTATAATCTGGTCATTCATGAAGAACTCAAGAAGGGATGCATGTTGGAAAAAATGAAACCACTccataatgaaatttttttcattatttgggGCTTGACCTTTCATGTTTTTGCAACCAATTTACAACTTGGTTGCATATAATTGATATTGCTTGACTAATATGCAAATCAGTGACTATAAAGTTTAGCTTAAGAAAAAGAGATCATTATATATAGTGCTGCCATCCTGCAGACTTCTTTGGTGCCCTAAGAGCTCGAGTTTACGACGATGAAGTGAGGAAGTGGATATCAGGTATTGGAGTACAGAGCATTGGAAAGAGTCTTGTGAACTCAAAGGATGGTCCCCCAACCTTTGAGCAGCCAAAAATGACTCTTGAAAAGCTCCTAGAGTATGGTAACATGCTTGTCCAGGAACAGGACAATGTGAAGAGAGTTCAATTGGCAGACCAGTACATGAGTGAAGCAGCTCTTGGAGATGCAAACAAAGATTCCATCAATAGAGGAACTTTCTATGGTTAGCACCCCTGATCCTGGAGGCTCTTATGGGTGGTTGATTATGTTCTGGAGTTATAAGCTATATTCAAATAAGATGAGTCTGTTTAAGCCttctttaattattaaaatgcAGGCAAGGCAGCCCAACAAGTTCATGTGCCTGTCCCTGAAGGTTGCACTGATCCATCTGCATCAAACTTTGACCCAACTGCCAGGAGCGATAATGGTAGCTGCCAGTATTGAGTTTAAGCCCTTTACAGCCTTCTAGATACGAGGCTATTTAAATTCTGTTTGAGAGTGCGTGGACTTATTAATATCTAGGATTGCTGACTTTTCTCAATATTGAGAGGCATTCCTGGTTTCTTTGTAATGTATACTTTTACCATATTTAGTGCTTTTTTTACACGCATCTTTGATTTCTTGCAGTAAGgtagaaattttgaaatactgTGGCCCTGATCTGCAAATTTCCTCTTTCTAATAGGTTTTTCAGTTTTGTGTTATCAACTAAATACATGCATTTGCAAGCAGTGTGCTTGCAcgtgcgcgcacacacacagAGGTCATACCTGTTTGAGAAGGATATGTCTTGAAAGTCTCTTAGATGCTTGAAAATGTAAGAGAAATGATCCTCAAGGTGTGCCATAGTAATCTATAAGTTCACTTTGGTTCctattaagtaattttttttaaagagaaaaaaatgataaaattttttcaGTGCAGTTCCTTTCTAAGCCCTTATGCAACTGCAATTTATCATAAACCATACAAGCAGCTACATTGTGACAGCAAACCAATAATCTTTTATACATACTGATTATTGGCAGTGGGTTTTCAGTATTCTAAAATTCGATAAGCCACCTGATCTGGTTTCTGCAATACACTACAGAAATTGATCTTTATAGCTTGCAACATCTGAGTTAATCTTGTTGTACTACTTAGAGCTTAAGTAGACTACTACCTAATAACAGTTTCTATAGggatgaccaaggaaatgacATTAAACCAGATGCTTCAGTATTTGTAGATGTACCAAAACAAGCACTGTCATTTATAGGAAGGATAAAAACATGTATAAGTATAAACCATAAGCAAACATTTAGCCTAAAAACTTGTATAAACCCTAGCTAAGTCATAAGAGAGAATGCGGTGAGATTTGAGGCTTGAAGTTGAAAATCACGATGGAAAATTAAAGGACATTGTAAAAGCTAGGCTTTAGACTGAGATGAGTTCTTCACAATTACCTTGCCTCTCTCGGATTTTCTTTCTGAACAAGCAAAATAAACTTTTGGAGGGAGAGGGATCCgaatatgtatgtataattatatataaggacgcttttttccttcttatggTGGTTTGCAACTTTGCATGCTATAGTGCTAATTATTGTTGCACACAATGAGTTATACATTATTGTACACACTTTAGCTAAAATCATGTTTTGCTCGTGTTTTCAAAACACGATTTCAGTTATAATTgtgaaatcgtgttttgaaaatatgatttcacaaattataaaacatgatttcaacCGTGTAACTATCATCACTCTAGTGTCTagtaataatattgttttatgaccttttaaaataaaaaaacagtaATAGTATTATGGACACTTTTTTGCATAATAATTATGGGCAATTTAGTAACATTAcgtgctttttatttttatttttatttttttaaggataaaagtTTAGAGGATAGAATATTATTATTTGgcttaaccaaaaaaagaaaaaagaaaaacaagtaggatattacaaaatttagaaacatcACATGTTTTTAACTTTTGCTTTAATATACCATATTAGTTTATTAGATATTCTTAATGCTAAAGAATGGcatcaattatttattattgtattatttaatagatatgatagaatttcaatttatgattaCTCCATATTATTAGGTCAAAACACCAGTCAATTTTTTATGCAAACGGAGTTCAAATCCCAAGAATGGCATCAACTTAACTTGTGGGCAAATCTCAATTATGTATCTCTTTGCCATTAAGTTGGAACTTGGAATAATGCTCAATAATAAAATCGAAAACAATAAAgactttaaaaaacaaaaaacaaaacaaaacacgcTCACGCAATTTACGTTTATAAGATGCATAATGGCCAAGTGTGGAGAGACTATATAACTACCTAAAACATTGATGCCAGCCAGCAATAAAATGTCGTCAATTAATACCATCTTATGTAATGTATTTTGTCCATGATTTGATGTAATTCAAAAGAACCAATGAAGTGTTCAATagtcttgtagctcaactagttGACACATTAGTGTTTTAAGGATCATTTTCATCTTTGACCACAATGACATCCACAAAGCAAGTTCATGTTTCTACAAAATCGAATCATTTATATGTAACATTCATCTTCACTTTGAAGAAACAACCGATTGCGTTTACTCTGGACCATCCACTTATCACTCCCTATCTTCTCTCCTCTGTCAATCTGAAAACCTATCCTTAgcttgatttcttttttattaattttacagCGATGTTGACCAAAGCTTTGAGGCTATATTATCAGTTTTCAGGCACTGAGAGTTTACTAGATCAGCAATGCTTTCCCAAATGTCTACATGCCTGGCTTCAGACAACAGCCTTAAAAAAGGacctaaaaagaaaatgtaagcACCGGACTGTGATCAATTACATATAagtacacaaaaataaaaattaaaaaaactttctGAAATactaaaagtaaattttttttaccatttaacTATTGCATCTAAACTATCAACTCAAAGATCCAGTTTGAGAAAAGCCAAGATATTCACTACAGACTGAAGCTGACTCCTGATTTTTATACATAGTCATCATCAATGTCCTCGTAATAATCAGAAGCTGACTCCTGCTTTTTATACATAGTCATCATCACTGTCCTCGTCATAATCAGAAGCTGACTCATCGCCCCTTGGTTCCATTAGTGTATTCATGTCAAATGATGGCTCAATTTCCATATCCTCCATGTCAATAGTATCATAACTCAACCGCTCCTCAAACTTGTTATCAGAGCAATTAAGAAGCCATGCAAGAGAACATTTTAAGCCCTTCTTTGCAACCATCCTATGTCTCGGTTTAATGGGAGACTCCAGACCATAAGTAAAGAATGCAGGAAAAATAACCAAGTCATCCAAAGGCCTTGGAAGTAGTCAAAGTTAAGTTTCATAATGTCGAGATTCAAAGCAAGCAACTGGGGACACCCCACAACCATCTTCCTCACTTGTTTCAAGGAG
Protein-coding regions in this window:
- the LOC115986045 gene encoding ribulose bisphosphate carboxylase/oxygenase activase, chloroplastic-like produces the protein MAATVSTVPTVNRTPLSLNGSGSGGLVPSSAFLGSSLKKVSSRFTYPKVVSGNFKVVAETSEEKQTEKDKWKGLAFDTSDDQQDITRGKGMVDTLFQAPTGTGTHHAVLSSYEYISTGLRQYNLDNSMDGFYIAPAFMDKLVVHITKNFMSLPNIKVPLILGVWGGKGQGKSFQCELVFAKMGISPIMMSAGELESGNAGEPAKLIRQRYREAADIIRKGKMCCLFINDLDAGAGRMGGTTQYTVNNQMVNATLMNIADNPTNVQLPGMYNKEDNPRVPIIVTGNDFSTLYAPLIRDGRMEKFYWAPTRDDRIGVCLGIFRSDNIAEEDVVKIVDTFPGQSIDFFGALRARVYDDEVRKWISGIGVQSIGKSLVNSKDGPPTFEQPKMTLEKLLEYGNMLVQEQDNVKRVQLADQYMSEAALGDANKDSINRGTFYGKAAQQVHVPVPEGCTDPSASNFDPTARSDNGSCQY